In Natator depressus isolate rNatDep1 chromosome 9, rNatDep2.hap1, whole genome shotgun sequence, a single genomic region encodes these proteins:
- the ZIC1 gene encoding zinc finger protein ZIC 1 — MLLDAGPQYPAIGVTTFGSSRHHSAGDVTDREVGLGINPFADGMGAFKINPSTHELASAGQTAFTSQAPGYAAAALGHHHHPTHVSSYSSAAFNSTRDFLFRNRGFGEAAAASAQHSLFASAAGSFAGPHGHTDAAGHILFPGLHEQAASHASPNVVNGQMRLGFSGDMYGRPDQYGQVTSPRSEHYASTQLHGYGHMNMNMAAHHGAGAFFRYMRQPIKQELICKWIEPEQLSNPKKSCNKTFSTMHELVTHVTVEHVGGPEQSNHICFWEECPREGKPFKAKYKLVNHIRVHTGEKPFPCPFPGCGKVFARSENLKIHKRTHTGEKPFKCEFEGCDRRFANSSDRKKHMHVHTSDKPYLCKMCDKSYTHPSSLRKHMKVHESSSQGSQPSPAASSGYESSTPPTIVSPSTENQTTSSLSPSSSAVHHTSSHSTLTSNFNEWYV; from the exons ATGCTTCTGGATGCTGGACCGCAGTATCCCGCTATAGGAGTCACTACCTTCGGATCCTCTCGCCACCACTCCGCGGGCGATGTAACGGACAgagaagtggggctggggatCAACCCCTTCGCCGACGGCATGGGCGCCTTTAAAATTAACCCCAGCACACACGAGCTGGCCTCGGCCGGCCAGACCGCCTTCACCTCGCAGGCACCCGGCTACGCGGCGGCGGCGCTGGGGCATCACCACCACCCGACCCATGTCAGCTCCTACTCCAGCGCAGCCTTCAACTCCACCCGGGACTTTCTCTTCCGCAACCGGGGCTTTGGCGAGGCGGCGGCGGCCAGCGCCCAGCACAGCCTCTTCGCTTCGGCCGCGGGCAGCTTCGCCGGACCCCACGGACACACTGATGCCGCAGGACACATACTTTTCCCGGGGCTTCACGAGCAAGCCGCGAGCCACGCTTCTCCCAACGTGGTGAACGGGCAGATGCGCCTGGGCTTCTCCGGAGACATGTACGGGAGGCCAGATCAGTACGGCCAGGTCACTAGCCCCCGGTCCGAGCACTATGCATCCACTCAGCTCCACGGCTACGGCCACATGAACATGAACATGGCAGCccaccatggggcaggggccttcTTTCGCTACATGAGGCAGCCCATCAAGCAGGAACTCATCTGTAAGTGGATTGAGCCCGAGCAATTGTCAAACCCCAAAAAGTCCTGCAACAAAACTTTCAGCACAATGCACGAGCTGGTGACTCATGTCACAGTGGAGCACGTTGGAGGACCCGAGCAGTCCAATCACATATGTTTCTGGGAAGAGTGTCCAAGAGAGGGGAAACCTTTCAAGGCCAAATATAAACTTGTAAATCACATCAGAGTCCACACAGGTGAAAaacccttcccctgccctttCCCAGGCTGTGGGAAAGTGTTTGCCAGATCAGAAAATCTCAAAATACACAAAAGAACTCACACAG GTGAAAAACCATTTAAGTGTGAATTCGAGGGCTGTGACAGGCGCTTTGCAAATAGCAGCGACCGCAAAAAGCATATGCACGTGCATACTTCTGACAAACCCTATCTTTGCAAAATGTGCGATAAGTCCTACACTCACCCAAGTTCCCTCAGAAAACACATGAAG GTCCATGAGTCATCCTCCCAGGGGTCCCAGCCTTCTCCCGCCGCCAGCTCAGGCTATGAATCCTCAACGCCCCCAACAATCGTGTCTCCATCTACAGAAAACCAGACCACAAGCTCCTTATCGCCCTCCTCTTCAGCAGTCCATCACACGTCCAGCCACAGCACGCTTACATCAAATTTTAACGAATGGtacgtttaa